One genomic window of Pempheris klunzingeri isolate RE-2024b chromosome 12, fPemKlu1.hap1, whole genome shotgun sequence includes the following:
- the etaa1b gene encoding ewing's tumor-associated antigen 1: MSESAADSPQFTDLWRSVSKLCQSKTRDSNTGQQMPATNTSPMCKDFQSPKRRSYSRYPGLNNGDSPGDVEPSQDIFWDPTSPTPANTGLRNTRVVEISDIVNRIAPKDVKRNGTDSPLLQWIGDTAIPCTQHVPKPRLRKKSSRQSSVEDLMKLARQFDENMQQDRKTLEQLNALNNNLNECVNTSNTKLTPFPLNVKDPKCPSSSEQVEAELHALFDCSTQRVSGRLSQGSTSSTSAFSQEIKDQPVTSTAAEPRQPVLKSADVSVPDAPPAKEKGSSGLNANKCDDFDDDWENDDIFNDSFVLAMTQNPDQQHDTNPKITLQSNTKTNTTQFTSVSKPTANTNSAHQPSNLHSKPSCSGLQELCPKPKTTNRSTFKLEPNPHFQPKMAAKEVSKSSFTVTQPKSQMSEQKPATTKTLSALQPDKIISDQKLACVAADSVKDISDSLWDDGADDALLYQVCDSVERISNSKPQQVSPSNCQEKQDIAVDRQRKTTAPLPIDTAFSTNVGASANRQPPCAFVRSNSLPGTSCETVSYHGWNIPMKGANNKSWMSQSLPGSRMSLGTFSQCRDSSGTFQAGNANVDVKPHTVTARAPHNSKSHHTAFKRNVSDSAAICNKVFVTSQMTGKCSAAEIEKKKQEALARRRQRMQNSTKP, from the exons ATGTCAGAGTCTGCTGCGGACTCCCCTCAGTTCACTGACCTGTGGAGGAGTGTTTCCAAACTTTGTCAGAGCAAAACACGAGACAGCAACACGGGACAGCAGATGCCTGCCACGAATACATCACCCATGTGTAAAG ATTTCCAGAGTCCAAAGCGGAGATCCTACAGCAGATACCCCGGCTTGAATAATGGGGACTCTCCAGGTGATGTGGAACCATCACAAGACATTTTCTGGGATCCTACATCCCCCACTCCAGCTAATACCG GGCTCAGGAACACCAGAGTTGTGGAAATTTCAGATATTGTGAACCGAATTGCTCCAAAG GATGTAAAAAGGAACGGGACTgattctcctctgctgcagtggatAGGTGACACTGCCATCCCTTGCACTCAGCACGTTCCAAAGCCAAGACTCAGGAAGAAGTCATCACG GCAGAGCAGCGTGGAGGACCTCATGAAACTGGCCAGGCAGTTTGATGAGAACATGCAACAAGACAGGAAGACTTTGGAACAGCTCAACGCTCTCAACAACAACCTAAATGAATGTGTGAACACTTCCAACACAAAACTGACACCTTTCCCTTTGAATGTGAAGGACCCAAAGTGTCCGTCGTCATCAGAAcaggtggaggcagagctgcatgCTCTGTTTGACTGCTCCACGCAGAGAGTCAGCGGCAGGCTGAGCCAGGGCTCAACATCCTCAACATCTGCCTTTTCGCAGGAAATTAAAGACCAGCCTGTGACTTCAACTGCAGCTGAACCCCGACAACCAGTGCTCAAGTCAGCTGACGTGTCCGTCCCAGATGCACCTCCTGCTAAAGAAAAAGGTTCTAGTGGTCTCAATGCGAACAAGTGCGATGACTTTGATGATGACTGGGAGAATGATGACATATTTAATGACTCTTTTGTGCTGGCGATGACCCAGAATCCTGACCAGCAACATGACACCAACCCTAAAATCACCTTGCAATCCAACACTAAGACAAATACAACTCAGTTCACTTCCGTCAGCAAGCCTACTGCAAATACAAATTCTGCACATCAGCCTTCAAACTTGCACTCCAAGCCAAGCTGCAGTGGACTCCAGGAACTATGTCCCAAACCAAAGACTACGAACCGGAGCACTTTCAAGTTGGAGCCCAACCCTCACTTCCAGCCCAAGATGGCTGCCAAGGAGGTTTCCAAGTCCAGCTTCACTGTTACACAACCTAAATCACAGATGTCTGAGCAAAAACCTGCTACCACAAAGACACTGTCTGCTCTTCAACCTGACAAGATCATCAGTGATCAGAAGTTGGCTTGTGTAGCTGCGGACTCTGTTAAAGACATTTCAGACAGTTTGTGGGATGATGGGGCTGATGATGCGCTGCTCTACCAGGTATGTGACAGCGTGGAGAGGATCTCTAACAGTAAGCCACAGCAAGTGAGCCCAAGCAACtgccaagaaaaacaagatattgCTGTAGACAGACAGCGAAAAACCACAGCGCCTCTGCCAATCGACACGGCCTTCTCCACTAATGTCGGTGCCAGTGCTAATAGACAGCCTCCATGTGCTTTTGTTCGCTCTAACTCATTACCGGGGACTAGCTGTGAAACTGTGAGCTACCATGGATGGAACATTCCCATGAAAGGTGCCAACAACAAATCATGGATGTCTCAGAGCCTCCCAGGAAGCCGCATGAGTCTGGGCACATTTAGCCAGTGCAGGGATTCATCTGGAACTTTCCAGGCTGGGAATGCCAATGTGGATGTGAAGCCACATACGGTGACAGCCAGAGCACCGCACAACTCCAAGTCACATCACACGGCTTTCAAGAGGAATGTATCTGACTCAGCAGCTATATGCAACAAAG TTTTTGTCACAAGCCAGATGACAGGGAAGTGCTCTGCAGCTGAGATcgagaagaagaaacaggaagcCTTGGCCAGGAGGCGACAGCGAATGCAGAACTCCACAAAACCATGA